Proteins encoded together in one Deinococcus irradiatisoli window:
- a CDS encoding metallophosphoesterase family protein encodes MRVLHTADFHAGRNLRGFDRTPEIREALSEIAGLARSERADAVLVSGDLFDSVNPPADAEAAIFAFFLALRDAGIPSIVIAGNHDSASRLNGLSGLLGWVGVQVVAQPSADPRQMVKALETRSGEKLVVGALPYLSERRLVKAADVLGADVGAWRQKYREGMNFFLQQLARGFEPGAVNMLMLHATLDGAVASGSDRGMQFDLTNAYTVSPLQLPAGAQYAALGHVHKPQQLGSSPLTCYPGSIIQLDFGEGGEKKQVNLVEVEAGRPARVHALPLVSGKELKTVRADLDTLDARLAALEGFGGLLKVVVRAPSGTALPGLKDRVLRQFPNTLGVELETLADEAAAQTESREGLTLHQLYERYHLEKRGELSPALREAFFETDLAVREAAGEGV; translated from the coding sequence ATGCGCGTACTTCATACCGCCGACTTTCACGCTGGGCGGAATCTGCGCGGCTTCGACCGCACCCCGGAAATCCGCGAGGCGCTCAGCGAAATCGCCGGGCTGGCCCGCAGCGAGAGGGCCGACGCCGTGCTGGTGTCCGGCGACCTCTTCGACAGCGTCAACCCGCCGGCCGACGCCGAGGCGGCCATCTTCGCTTTTTTCCTGGCGCTGCGCGACGCCGGCATTCCCAGCATCGTGATCGCCGGCAACCACGACAGCGCCTCGCGCCTTAACGGTCTGAGCGGGCTGCTCGGCTGGGTGGGGGTGCAGGTGGTGGCCCAGCCCAGCGCCGATCCGCGCCAGATGGTCAAGGCGCTGGAAACGCGGAGCGGCGAGAAGCTGGTGGTGGGCGCGCTGCCCTACCTCTCCGAGCGCCGATTGGTGAAAGCCGCCGACGTGCTGGGCGCCGACGTGGGCGCGTGGCGTCAGAAGTACCGCGAGGGCATGAACTTCTTTCTGCAGCAGCTGGCGCGCGGCTTTGAGCCGGGAGCGGTCAACATGCTGATGCTGCACGCCACCCTCGACGGCGCGGTGGCGAGCGGCTCGGACAGGGGCATGCAGTTCGACCTCACCAACGCTTACACCGTCTCGCCGCTTCAGTTGCCGGCCGGGGCGCAGTACGCCGCGCTGGGGCACGTTCACAAGCCGCAGCAGCTGGGTTCTTCGCCGCTGACCTGCTATCCCGGCAGCATCATCCAGCTCGATTTCGGCGAGGGCGGCGAGAAGAAGCAGGTCAATCTGGTGGAGGTGGAGGCCGGGCGGCCCGCCCGCGTCCACGCCCTTCCGCTCGTCAGCGGCAAGGAACTCAAGACGGTGCGCGCCGATCTGGACACGCTGGACGCCCGTCTCGCCGCCCTGGAGGGCTTCGGCGGCCTGCTCAAGGTGGTGGTGCGCGCGCCGAGCGGCACCGCCCTGCCGGGCCTGAAAGACCGGGTGCTGCGGCAGTTTCCCAATACGCTGGGGGTCGAGCTCGAAACGCTTGCGGACGAGGCCGCCGCCCAGACCGAGAGCCGCGAGGGCCTGACCTTGCACCAGCTCTACGAGCGCTACCACCTGGAAAAGCGCGGCGAACTCTCGCCGGCCCTGCGCGAAGCGTTTTTCGAGACCGATCTGGCGGTGCGCGAAGCGGCCGGGGAAGGCGTATGA